One window of Quercus robur chromosome 5, dhQueRobu3.1, whole genome shotgun sequence genomic DNA carries:
- the LOC126726609 gene encoding tyrosine decarboxylase-like has translation MGSLNSDNVTSHTSSSNISPLDPEEFRRQGHMIIDFLADYYRDVEKYPVLSQVEPGYLQKRLPKSTPHNPEPIETILQDVQEHIVPGLTHWQSPNFFAYFQCTSSIAGFLGEMLSTGFNVVGFSWIASPAATELETIVVDWLGEMLELPKSFLFSGNGGGVLQGTTCEAVLCTIVAARDQMLSQIGRENLLKLVVYASDQTHSAIQKAAQIAGIHPTNFRAIKTSKSTSYALSPDSLRAQICEDVEAGLVPLFLCATVGTTPTAAIDPLESLCAVSKDYGMWVHVDAAYAGSACICPEFRHFIDGVEGANSFSLNAHKWFLTSLDCCCLWVKDPSALIKSLSTNPEFLRNKASDSKQVVDYKDWQITLSRRFRSMKLWFVLRSYGVANLRSFMRNHVKMANLFEGLVAMDKRFEIVVPTNFAMVCFRILPSALSETVYKNGKLEMVSEEHANEANRKLLESINMSGCVFMTHAVVEGVYVIRFAVGATLVEERHVITAWKVVQEHANVILSTYKPRALLV, from the coding sequence atggGTAGCCTCAATTCTGACAATGTAACCAGCCACACTTCTTCCTCTAACATTAGCCCTTTGGACCCCGAGGAGTTCAGGCGACAAGGCCATATGATCATAGATTTCTTAGCTGATTATTATCGCGATGTAGAGAAATACCCGGTTCTAAGCCAAGTCGAACCGGGATATCTCCAAAAACGCTTGCCAAAGTCCACCCCACATAATCCAGAACCCATTGAAACCATTCTCCAAGACGTGCAGGAGCACATTGTTCCTGGTTTAACACATTGGCAAAGCCCCAACTTCTTTGCTTACTTCCAATGCACTAGTAGCATTGCAGGGTTTCTAGGCGAGATGCTTAGCACCGGCTTCAATGTGGTCGGATTCAGTTGGATTGCATCACCAGCAGCTACTGAACTAGAGACAATAGTCGTGGATTGGCTTGGAGAGATGCTTGAGCTGCCAAAGTCTTTCCTTTTCTCTGGCAATGGCGGGGGTGTGCTACAAGGGACTACTTGTGAGGCCGTTTTGTGCACAATTGTCGCTGCAAGGGATCAAATGCTAAGCCAAATTGGAAGAGAGAACCTCTTAAAGTTGGTGGTTTATGCTTCTGACCAGACACATAGTGCAATCCAAAAAGCAGCACAAATAGCAGGGATCCATCCAACGAATTTCAGAGCCATCAAGACTTCTAAGTCAACATCATATGCACTATCACCTGACTCACTACGAGCCCAAATTTGCGAAGATGTGGAAGCAGGCCTAGTCCCATTGTTTTTATGTGCCACTGTGGGAACAACTCCAACGGCTGCCATTGATCCACTAGAATCGTTATGTGCTGTGTCAAAAGATTATGGAATGTGGGTTCATGTTGATGCTGCTTATGCCGGAAGCGCCTGTATTTGTCCTGAGTTTCGGCACTTCATCGATGGTGTCGAGGGTGCGAACTCATTTAGTCTCAATGCACACAAGTGGTTCTTAACCTCTTTGGATTGTTGCTGCCTTTGGGTAAAAGATCCGAGCGCCTTGATAAAGTCACTCTCAACCAACCCTGAGTTCTTGAGGAATAAAGCCTCGGATTCAAAGCAAGTGGTGGACTATAAAGACTGGCAGATAACCCTAAGCCGAAGATTTCGTTCCATGAAATTATGGTTTGTGCTTAGAAGCTATGGTGTAGCTAACCTTAGGAGCTTCATGAGAAACCATGTGAAAATGGCCAACCTTTTTGAAGGGCTTGTAGCTATGGATAAAAGGTTTGAAATTGTGGTCCCTACAAATTTTGCCATGGTTTGTTTCAGGATTTTGCCATCGGCACTGAGTGAGACAGTATACAAAAATGGTAAGCTTGAAATGGTAAGCGAGGAACACGCGAATGAGGCAAACCGCAAATTGTTGGAGTCCATTAACATGTCAGGCTGTGTCTTCATGACTCATGCTGTGGTCGAGGGAGTATACGTGATACGATTTGCCGTTGGTGCAACTCTAGTTGAGGAACGACACGTTATCACGGCTTGGAAAGTGGTGCAGGAGCATGCAAATGTCATACTTAGCACTTATAAACCACGAGCTCTTCTTGTGTAA